AGAACGGGTGAGCCCGCTCGCCGGCGCGGCTGCGCCCCTCGAGCTCCTCGTGAACGTGCCGCTGCTCGTGACCGCGTATTACGTCGAGGTCCCCGATCCATCGGTGGCGGGCGAGCGCGTGGCGTTCGGCACGTCGGGGCATCGCGGCTCGTCGACGGCGCGTACCTTCAACGAGCGGCACATTCTTGTCATCACGCAGGCGATCTGTTCATACCGGCGTGCACGGCACATCGACGGCCCGTTGTTCCTCGGCATCGATACGCATGCGCTCTCGGTTCCCGCGTTCACCACCGCACTGGAGGTACTCGCCGCCAATGGCGTAGATGTGATGATCGCGCCGGATGGCCAATACACGCCCACGCCAGCCGTGTCGCACGCCATTCTCACCTACAACCTCGGCCGAACGTCAGGTCTGGCCGACGGCATCGTGGTGACGCCATCGCACAACCCGCCTGACGACGGCGGCTTCAAGTACAACCCGCCGCACGGCGGACCGGCGGAGCCCGAGGTGACCGCGTGGATCGAAAAGCGCGCGAATGAATTGCTGCGCGCCAGGCGGCCCACGATCCGGCGCATGCCGTACTCGCGCGCACTCGGCGTGTCGACGACGCACCGGCACGACTACGTCGCGAGCTACGTGAATGATTTGAGCGCTGTGCTCGATCTGGACGCGATGCGAGACGCGAGAATTCACGTCGGCGTCGATCCGATGGGGGGCGCGGGCGTTCAGTTTTGGCACGCGATCGCCGATCGTTACCGGCTGAACGTCAGCGTGGTGAGCGACGTCGTCGACCCCACGTTCCGGTTCATGACGGTCGACTGGGACGGGAAGATACGCATG
This is a stretch of genomic DNA from Gemmatimonadaceae bacterium. It encodes these proteins:
- the pgm gene encoding phosphoglucomutase (alpha-D-glucose-1,6-bisphosphate-dependent) → MLEERVSPLAGAAAPLELLVNVPLLVTAYYVEVPDPSVAGERVAFGTSGHRGSSTARTFNERHILVITQAICSYRRARHIDGPLFLGIDTHALSVPAFTTALEVLAANGVDVMIAPDGQYTPTPAVSHAILTYNLGRTSGLADGIVVTPSHNPPDDGGFKYNPPHGGPAEPEVTAWIEKRANELLRARRPTIRRMPYSRALGVSTTHRHDYVASYVNDLSAVLDLDAMRDARIHVGVDPMGGAGVQFWHAIADRYRLNVSVVSDVVDPTFRFMTVDWDGKIRMDPSSPYAMRRLLALKDRFDVACACDPDHDRHGIVVPSAGLLPPNHYLAAAVEYLFTHRPAWKSDVRVGKTVVTSAILDRVASRLGRPLYDVPVGFKWFVNGLLDGSVGFAGEESAGASFLRRDGTVWTTDKDGIVAALLSAEMTVRTGRDPGVLYRDLTAELGDPAYRRLDMPATAGEKNRLARLDPSQLGITQLAGEPVQAMLTRAAGNGAPIGGLKVVAAHGWFAVRPSGTENILKMYAESFRGDEHLGQIIEEAESTLSVALGNTGS